The Helianthus annuus cultivar XRQ/B chromosome 16, HanXRQr2.0-SUNRISE, whole genome shotgun sequence genome includes a window with the following:
- the LOC110904700 gene encoding probable serine/threonine-protein kinase PBL19 translates to MQCMYKAFKNKMKCFYYFKDKTRSRGQRSEPILKDESNSKVSEDASSKDRVTKSSGSANSPRGIVELYEEKAGKLRVFTYVELRQATNDFTRLRKIGEGGFGCVYKGSIKPVDGNGDPIAVAVKKLNRDGFQGHKQWVAEVQFLGVVDHPNLVKLIGYCAIDGERGIQRLLVYEFMPNKSLEDHLFRNSHTALPWQRRLQIMLGAAQGLAYLHEELEAQVIFRDFKTSNILLDEDFNPKLSDFGLAREGPTEGNTHVSTAVMGTHGYAAPDYIETGHLTAKSDVWSFGIVLYEILTGRKSLERNRPKEDQRLLDWVRRYPIDSKKFGLIMDPRLEGRYSLTAARKIAKLADSCLLKNAKDRPKMSQVVESLRQILEESTQGSPLSKSFERDEDESEELTIKSKSKSKEVSESSKRRLAQLAKLSEHVGGVSKKGFMIMHRAKVS, encoded by the exons ATGCAGTGCATGTACAAAGCTTTTAAGAACAAGATGAAGTGTTTTTATTATTTCAAAGATAAAACCAGAAGCAGAGGTCAAAGATCAGAGCCAATACTAAAAGACGAAAGCAATTCGAAAGTATCAGAGGATGCTTCAAGTAAAGATCGAGTGACCAAGTCATCTGGATCAGCTAATTCGCCGCGTGGCATCGTAGAATTGTACGAGGAGAAGGCTGGGAAATTGAGGGTTTTTACGTATGTGGAACTTAGACAAGCGACTAATGATTTTACGAGGTTGAGAAAGATTGGAGAAGGTGGTTTTGGATGTGTTTATAAAGGTTCTATTAAGCCTGTTGATGGCAATGGTGATCCCATTGCAGTTGCTGTTAAGAAACTAAACAGAGATGGTTTTCAG GGTCACAAACAGTGGGTCGCTGAAGTACAATTTCTGGGTGTAGTTGACCACCCAAATTTGGTCAAACTAATCGGATACTGCGCAATAGACGGCGAACGAGGGATCCAACGGCTGTTAGTTTACGAGTTCATGCCAAATAAAAGCTTAGAAGATCATCTCTTCAGGAACTCTCATACAGCTCTTCCATGGCAAAGAAGACTGCAAATCATGCTTGGTGCAGCACAAGGACTCGCGTATCTGCATGAGGAATTAGAAGCTCAG GTCATATTTCGAGATTTTAAGACATCAAATATTCTTTTGGATGAAGATTTTAACCCAAAACTCTCGGATTTCGGGCTTGCTAGAGAGGGGCCCACAGAGGGTAACACGCATGTCTCAACTGCG GTTATGGGTACACATGGTTATGCGGCTCCAGATTACATCGAGACAGGTCATCTAACAGCAAAAAGCGACGTGTGGAGTTTTGGTATTGTTTTATACGAGATCCTAACGGGTCGAAAGTCATTAGAAAGAAACCGACCTAAAGAAGACCAAAGATTACTAGATTGGGTAAGACGGTATCCAATAGACAGTAAAAAGTTCGGGCTTATCATGGACCCGAGACTAGAAGGCCGATACTCACTCACTGCTGCAAGGAAGATTGCCAAGCTGGCAGACAGTTGTTTGCTAAAGAACGCAAAAGACCGACCTAAAATGAGTCAAGTTGTGGAGTCCCTGAGGCAAATTTTAGAAGAATCAACACAAGGAAGCCCATTGAGTAAGAGTTTTGAAAGAGATGAAGACGAATCAGAGGAGTTGACcataaagtcaaagtcaaagtcaaaggaagtaTCGGAGTCGTCAAAGAGGAGGTTGGCTCAGTTAGCTAAGCTAAGTGAACATGTAGGGGGAGTTAGTAAGAAAGGGTTCATGATAATGCATAGAGCTAAAGTGTCTTAA
- the LOC110904699 gene encoding pentatricopeptide repeat-containing protein At1g63330, which yields MSAAASHRSRTTLIQVCNSLIFTTHFTLLPKPPIIIQCSHFTKTSHSSTKNYDPLNDFSPFKHSHNEEAVINPIERRLLVLGLGKIVKTYQGCFVLNKFSHEFCPFLLVKIMKLFGNRECAFAFFKLVFRDESENIVRACCVACHVLAMQGFRIVAQDVLAWMMWRIGVCRGEEVVELMWRGHFGYESDFSVLDSVMRAFVKVDMHSQALEVLGRMRRVGVQPCLSALSGLFRLLIRVGDYGSVWKLFRDMVKEGPRPSSITFNVLIHGFCKKGEIQTGESLLYLMSKFFCEADVYTYNILINAYCIRGQTLNALSWVHLMVESGCTPSTATFSTIINALSKEGNIVEARSVFDQMQDMGVSPNTIVYNALMDGFVKAREIDQATMLFEEMRNNNVKADGVTFNILVAGFYKYGKDENVDHLLRDLSMPDLLPDYSLPDVSVARLCWVGRPDEATELVEDMLKKGLPLTVIAFNSIISAYSKQGLEKKAFDVYHTMIKYGVTPSFSTCNSLLMCLSRNGKLQEAEELMWYMREREFSVNRVALTVLIDGYFKIGDVTGAQRLWHYMNNNNTAADAIAFSAFIDGLSKAGLVEEAYNVFLAMKNKGLVPNNFAYNSLIAGFCNGWKLNEALKLEKEMRQRGLLPDLFTNNIIINGYCKQGRMKAAINTFMDMHNIGLVPDIVTYNTLISGYCKGFDMVNADNLVYKMYNSGWDPDITTYNIRIHGFCGSRRVNRAVLVFNELLSSGVIPNTVTYNTMLNAICNDILDRAMILTAKLLKMAFVPNIVTTNLLLSHLRKQGLPERTLMWGHHLKQICHEFDEITYKILEQAERDVKEDVVYLRGTSGKSLFLDFLMYLTYDYLYRNRVYGETDISAIRMLDDGSSKPLEATTHVYQQSVLEVNK from the coding sequence ATGTCTGCTGCCGCGAGCCACcgctcgcgaaccactctcattcAGGTCTGTAACTCTCTAATTTTCACAACTCATTTCACTCTTCTCCCAAAACCCCCAATTATTATTCAATGCTCACACTTCACAAAAACCTCACATTCATCCACTAAAAACTATGATCCTCTTAACGATTTCTCACCATTTAAGCACTCACACAACGAAGAAGCCGTTATTAATCCGATTGAGCGGCGGTTACTCGTGCTAGGGTTAGGTAAAATAGTTAAAACTTACCAAGGTTGTTTCGTGTTGAACAAGTTTTCTCATGAGTTTTGCCCTTTTTTGTTAGTGAAGATCATGAAACTGTTTGGAAACAGAGAATGTGCATTTGCTTTTTTTAAGTTAGTGTTTCGGGATGAGTCGGAGAACATAGTTAGGGCATGTTGCGTCGCGTGTCATGTTTTGGCTATGCAGGGGTTTAGGATTGTAGCACAGGATGTGTTGGCATGGATGATGTGGAGGATTGGAGTGTGTAGAGGTGAAGAAGTTGTGGAGCTTATGTGGCGAGGGCATTTTGGGTATGAGTCGGATTTTTCAGTTCTTGATTCGGTTATGCGTGCGTTTGTGAAGGTTGACATGCATTCGCAGGCGTTGGAGGTTTTGGGGAGGATGAGAAGGGTAGGAGTGCAGCCGTGTTTGTCTGCGCTTTCGGGGCTCTTTAGGTTGTTGATTAGAGTTGGGGATTACGGAAGCGTTTGGAAGTTGTTTAGAGATATGGTTAAAGAAGGGCCCCGGCCTTCGAGTATTACGTTTAATGTGTTGATCCATGGGTTCTGTAAGAAAGGGGAAATTCAAACCGGGGAGAGTTTGTTATATCTGATGAGTAAGTTTTTTTGTGAAGCGGATGTTTATACGTATAACATTTTGATTAATGCGTATTGCATCCGTGGACAAACTTTGAATGCTTTAAGTTGGGTTCATTTGATGGTTGAAAGTGGTTGTACTCCGAGTACTGCCACGTTTAGCACGATTATAAATGCCTTAAGCAAAGAGGGAAACATTGTAGAAGCAAGAAGCGTTTTTGATCAAATGCAAGATATGGGCGTGTCCCCAAATACAATCGTCTACAATGCGTTAATGGATGGTTTTGTTAAAGCTAGAGAAATTGATCAGGCGACAATGCTTTTCGAGGAAATGCGAAACAATAATGTTAAAGCCGATGGTGTGACGTTTAACATCTTGGTTGCAGGGTTTTATAAGTATGGGAAAGATGAGAATGTCGACCATTTGTTAAGAGATTTATCCATGCCTGATTTGCTTCCAGATTATTCGTTACCCGATGTATCAGTAGCAAGATTGTGCTGGGTGGGCCGACCTGATGAAGCCACTGAACTTGTAGAAGACATGCTGAAAAAGGGTTTACCCCTTACAGTAATTgctttcaattctataatttccGCTTACAGTAAACAAGgattagaaaagaaagcatttgaCGTGTATCATACGATGATTAAATATGGCGTAACCCCTTCATTTTCCACATGTAATTCGTTGCTTATGTGTTTGTCACGAAACGGCAAGTTGCAAGAAGCCGAAGAGTTAATGTGGTATATGAGAGAGCGAGAGTTTTCGGTTAATAGAGTTGCTCTTACTGTGCTTATAGATGGGTATTTCAAAATCGGGGATGTAACGGGTGCTCAAAGATTATGGCATTATATGAATAATAACAATACGGCTGCAGATGCTATTGCGTTTTCGGCATTTATTGACGGATTATCGAAAGCTGGTCTTGTTGAGGAGGCGTATAATGTGTTTTTAGCAATGAAAAATAAAGGTCTTGTGCCGAATAATTTCGCTTACAATTCTTTAATTGCGGGATTTTGCAACGGTTGGAAATTAAACGAGGCGTTGAAATTGGAGAAGGAGATGAGACAAAGGGGTCTTCTTCCTGATTTGTTCACTAATAACATAATCATTAACGGGTACTGTAAACAAGGTAGGATGAAGGCTGCGATTAATACGTTCATGGACATGCATAATATCGGGTTGGTACCCGACATTGTTACTTACAACACGTTAATAAGTGGATACTGCAAGGGATTTGACATGGTCAACGCTGATAATCTTGTTTACAAGATGTATAATAGCGGGTGGGACCCGGATATTACTACGTATAACATTCGGATTCATGGTTTTTGCGGCAGTCGAAGGGTAAATCGAGCTGTATTGGTGTTTAATGAGCTTCTTTCGTCTGGAGTTATTCCGAATACGGTAACTTATAACACAATGTTGAATGCCATTTGTAATGATATACTCGACCGTGCTATGATTTTGACTGCAAAACTGCTTAAAATGGCTTTTGTTCCTAATATTGTGACAACCAATCTGTTATTGTCGCATCTGCGTAAGCAAGGGTTGCCGGAAAGGACGTTGATGTGGGGCCATCATTTGAAACAGATATGTCATGAATTTGATGAGATAACTTATAAGATTTTGGAACAAGCTGAGCGCGACGTAAAAGAAGATGTTGTATATTTAAGAGGGACATCGGGAAAAAGCCTTTTTCTAGACTTCCTTATGTACCTTACTTATGATTATTTATACAGAAATAGGGTTTACGGTGAAACTGATATTTCTGCTATAAGAATGCTCGACGATGGATCTAGTAAGCCTTTAGAGGCAACTACTCATGTTTATCAACAGTCGGTGTTAGAAGTCAACAAGTGA